The Chloroflexota bacterium genome window below encodes:
- a CDS encoding GAF domain-containing protein → MAEPGAPVSERDALTAVGRVLSAVTGAGFELQPILDRISAEAAALCRAEMGFVFLRDGDMFRFAAATGSTPEHWAYERDHPDPIDRKSVVGRVALSGEPVHVADLAADPEYEAGGYQVGGVRTMLGVPIRTDEGVIGAFGLGRTRVEPFSDEQIEVVSLFADQAAVAIRIARLLGDTHEALERETAVGQVLQTISRSTFELDAVLQAVLDNAVRLSHADQGNITREMGGEFRARVFSADVPAEFRELMTGFVPVPGRGSAMGRAMLERAPVQIVDVLADPDYELAEAQRLAGFRTILGVPMFRDGDPIGVLSVWRRHVEAFSPSEISLLTTFADQAVLAIENVRLFETIDRQRVELARYAPQAAELLSSVEGEQLLAGHRREITALFADLRGFTAFAEQAEPEEVLGVLRQYHEAVGELAVANGGTVEHFAGDGLMVFFNDPTPVVDHQPRSAPPATCGSASASCRAPGASAAMSWASASGSRRGLRRSAASASKADTTTPRSATR, encoded by the coding sequence ATGGCTGAACCGGGAGCTCCGGTCTCCGAGCGAGACGCTCTGACGGCCGTTGGCCGCGTCCTGAGCGCAGTCACTGGCGCGGGGTTCGAGCTCCAGCCGATCCTCGATCGCATCTCCGCGGAGGCCGCGGCGCTGTGCCGAGCAGAGATGGGATTCGTCTTTCTGCGCGATGGCGATATGTTTCGATTTGCCGCGGCGACCGGCAGCACGCCCGAGCACTGGGCCTACGAACGCGACCACCCTGATCCAATCGACCGGAAGTCGGTGGTTGGTCGAGTGGCACTCAGCGGCGAGCCCGTGCACGTTGCAGACCTCGCAGCTGATCCGGAATACGAGGCGGGTGGGTATCAAGTCGGGGGTGTGCGAACCATGTTGGGCGTGCCGATTCGAACCGACGAGGGTGTGATCGGCGCATTTGGCCTGGGCCGAACCAGGGTGGAGCCTTTCAGCGACGAGCAGATCGAGGTCGTCAGCCTGTTCGCCGATCAGGCCGCAGTTGCGATCCGTATCGCCCGCCTGCTTGGGGACACGCACGAGGCGCTCGAGCGCGAGACCGCGGTGGGCCAGGTTCTCCAGACCATCAGCCGCTCCACCTTCGAGCTGGACGCCGTCCTCCAGGCCGTGCTCGACAACGCGGTCCGTCTGTCCCATGCCGACCAGGGCAACATCACCCGAGAGATGGGCGGGGAGTTTCGCGCGCGCGTATTCAGCGCGGACGTGCCAGCGGAGTTCCGGGAGCTGATGACCGGGTTCGTCCCGGTGCCGGGCCGCGGCTCGGCCATGGGCCGCGCCATGCTCGAGCGCGCACCCGTCCAGATCGTCGACGTCCTGGCCGACCCCGACTATGAGCTGGCCGAAGCCCAGCGCCTCGCCGGCTTTCGGACCATCCTGGGCGTCCCCATGTTCCGCGATGGAGACCCGATCGGCGTGCTGTCCGTCTGGCGCCGGCACGTGGAGGCGTTCTCCCCGTCCGAGATCAGCCTACTGACCACGTTTGCCGACCAGGCCGTCCTGGCCATCGAGAATGTCCGGCTGTTCGAGACGATCGACCGACAACGCGTCGAGTTGGCACGGTACGCGCCCCAGGCTGCCGAGCTGCTGTCCAGTGTCGAGGGTGAGCAGCTGCTGGCCGGTCACCGGCGCGAGATCACCGCGCTCTTCGCCGACCTCCGCGGTTTCACGGCCTTTGCCGAGCAGGCGGAGCCGGAGGAGGTGCTCGGCGTCCTGCGCCAGTACCACGAGGCGGTCGGCGAGCTGGCCGTCGCGAATGGCGGAACGGTGGAGCACTTTGCGGGCGACGGGCTGATGGTCTTCTTCAACGACCCTACCCCGGTGGTCGATCATCAGCCGCGGTCCGCACCGCCTGCGACATGCGGGAGCGCTTCGGCGTCCTGTCGAGCGCCTGGCGCAAGCGCGGCTATGAGCTGGGCCTCGGCATCGGGATCGCGTCGGGGTTTGCGACGCTCG
- a CDS encoding OsmC family peroxiredoxin — MAAVRTATVTWQGPLATGDGTVTAGSSGLFTDLPVSWGSRTEQPDGRTSPEELLAAAHAACYAMAFSGDLGRAGYTPEELHVEAEVTFDKLDGGWTVTSSALTVLGHVHGITPEEFDRIAEGSKDGCPISRALAGNVALSVDATLDTDG, encoded by the coding sequence ATGGCCGCCGTCCGCACCGCCACCGTCACCTGGCAAGGCCCGCTCGCCACCGGCGACGGCACCGTCACCGCCGGCTCGTCCGGCTTGTTCACGGACCTGCCCGTCTCGTGGGGGTCCCGTACCGAGCAGCCCGATGGCCGCACCTCGCCGGAGGAGCTGCTCGCAGCCGCGCATGCCGCCTGCTATGCCATGGCCTTCTCGGGCGACCTGGGCCGCGCCGGATACACGCCGGAGGAGTTGCACGTCGAGGCCGAAGTGACCTTCGATAAGCTCGACGGCGGCTGGACCGTCACGTCGTCCGCGCTCACCGTCCTCGGTCACGTGCATGGGATCACGCCAGAAGAGTTCGACCGCATTGCGGAAGGCTCGAAGGATGGCTGCCCGATCTCGCGGGCGCTGGCCGGGAACGTGGCGCTCTCGGTTGACGCGACACTCGATACGGATGGCTGA
- a CDS encoding GNAT family protein has product MSSPEPNLPRPVPSLRGEKVYLRPAERDDIELFVRWFADAETTRYLAVRAPFSKAMEERWFDSMLEQQGKKSYHFVICLLADDRAIGTAGFNHVNQEDGNATFGISIGEKAEWSKGYGTDALHAICDFGFGQLRLERIELDVYVPNRRAQRSYEKAGFVTEGTLRHSHFSDGRYHDVLRMSLLREEWASQARPRPWDEPTTDDGA; this is encoded by the coding sequence ATGTCGAGCCCCGAGCCAAACCTCCCCCGACCCGTCCCAAGCCTCCGCGGCGAGAAGGTCTACCTGCGCCCCGCGGAGCGGGATGACATCGAGCTGTTCGTGCGCTGGTTTGCTGATGCCGAGACCACTCGCTACCTCGCCGTGCGTGCCCCGTTCAGCAAGGCGATGGAGGAGCGTTGGTTCGACTCGATGCTCGAGCAGCAGGGCAAGAAGAGCTACCACTTCGTGATCTGCCTGCTGGCCGATGATCGAGCGATCGGTACTGCCGGCTTCAACCACGTGAACCAAGAGGATGGCAACGCCACGTTCGGGATCAGCATCGGCGAGAAGGCCGAGTGGTCCAAGGGGTACGGAACCGATGCGCTGCACGCCATCTGTGACTTCGGCTTCGGCCAGCTGCGCCTGGAGCGGATCGAGCTGGATGTCTACGTGCCGAACAGGCGTGCCCAGCGCTCGTACGAGAAGGCCGGCTTCGTGACCGAGGGGACGCTGCGCCACTCGCACTTCTCTGATGGGCGCTACCACGATGTGCTGCGCATGTCCCTCCTCCGCGAGGAGTGGGCATCGCAGGCACGCCCGCGGCCGTGGGACGAGCCGACCACCGACGACGGCGCGTAG
- a CDS encoding RNA polymerase sigma factor: protein MTLPRDGSDARKAEFDRIFTEYSAPIYNYALRMVGDPDRAADIAQDTFIKAYRKLDTLTDASSTRSWLYRIATNTAIDEMRRRRNVVPMGVDEDHPVEQADSGPGPETQVLSGLMDERIGRALLRLRPNHRQCLILSDVEDMSTVQIGEVMGMSSGAVRVLLCRARGEMRRLLAAEGLVR, encoded by the coding sequence ATGACCCTTCCGCGGGATGGCTCCGACGCGCGCAAGGCCGAGTTCGACCGGATCTTCACCGAGTACTCGGCGCCCATCTACAACTACGCGCTGCGCATGGTCGGTGACCCCGATCGCGCCGCCGACATCGCGCAGGACACCTTCATCAAGGCGTACCGCAAGCTCGACACGCTGACCGATGCCTCCTCCACCCGCTCCTGGCTGTATCGGATCGCGACCAACACGGCGATCGACGAGATGCGGCGCCGACGGAACGTCGTGCCGATGGGCGTCGACGAGGATCATCCAGTGGAGCAGGCGGACAGCGGCCCAGGCCCGGAGACCCAGGTGCTGAGCGGCCTCATGGACGAGCGCATCGGTCGGGCACTCCTGCGCCTCAGGCCAAACCACCGCCAGTGCCTGATCCTGTCTGACGTTGAGGATATGAGCACGGTGCAGATCGGCGAGGTGATGGGCATGTCGAGTGGCGCGGTGCGGGTGCTGCTCTGCCGCGCGCGGGGCGAGATGCGCCGCCTGCTGGCGGCGGAGGGCCTGGTCCGATGA
- a CDS encoding zf-HC2 domain-containing protein, with product MKLRGNHVDELISASLSGDLTDAERVELESHLARCETCRNTLAAFTAERRILSGLPVVDPPRDLSARVRTGIESGRLGPWWRRPGGLVAIGASLATVAAAILAVVVFNNLDLGPVGQASGSPRPSVSAAPSSSAVASVAPSVEPLAPPTFLGPGELGYLSLTGAPLEALRLSFINDATGASVDAGSVSGPPIAASLSPNGDWLAYITQKGETGANEVWALHLTAGAVKHLGCSSAAPFTNRLTWSPDSRYLAYTLVGVDLGPDAGCQAPSDGADAWLFDSVNGRIERVTATGDAYVSDFAPAAVNEGEFSLWLSHAASQPWSEARSAMDDGLLPGEERINGVLLPDLAPDGSRAIFWNGTMTFNGGSWHFSVGGMPQLSGDFRSAGPASQWVGTALFSDLAPVGGEAFVSGDFAWAPDSDLFAFWDGAWTGAPQGPDGTYPNQQDVYVSRVSGGLLSSASALALVRPSDAYLVAIAFSPDGSSVAVTLGLPSAGIGDPPSAFLQIVPLDGGSPQAIGGGTEAPPWNGPAVYGH from the coding sequence ATGAAGCTCCGTGGCAACCATGTCGACGAGCTGATCAGCGCGTCGCTGTCCGGCGACCTGACCGATGCGGAGCGGGTCGAGCTGGAGTCGCACCTCGCTCGTTGCGAAACGTGCCGCAACACCCTCGCCGCCTTCACCGCGGAGCGCCGCATCCTGTCGGGGCTGCCGGTGGTGGACCCGCCGCGCGACCTCTCGGCGCGGGTTCGCACCGGGATAGAATCGGGCCGCTTGGGCCCCTGGTGGCGCCGGCCGGGCGGCCTGGTTGCCATCGGCGCCTCGCTGGCAACGGTGGCTGCGGCGATCCTGGCGGTCGTCGTCTTCAACAACCTCGATCTCGGGCCGGTCGGGCAGGCGAGCGGATCGCCGCGCCCATCTGTGTCGGCCGCCCCCTCCAGCAGTGCCGTCGCGTCCGTCGCCCCCAGCGTCGAGCCCCTCGCTCCTCCAACGTTCCTGGGACCGGGCGAGCTCGGGTACCTGTCCCTCACCGGCGCCCCCTTGGAAGCATTGCGCCTGTCGTTCATCAACGACGCGACGGGCGCCTCGGTGGACGCCGGCTCCGTGTCCGGCCCGCCGATCGCCGCTTCCCTCTCGCCAAACGGAGATTGGCTCGCGTACATCACCCAGAAGGGCGAGACCGGGGCCAACGAGGTCTGGGCCCTCCACCTCACCGCCGGCGCGGTCAAGCACCTGGGCTGCTCGTCGGCGGCGCCTTTCACCAATCGGCTCACCTGGTCACCCGACAGCCGGTACCTGGCCTACACCTTGGTCGGTGTTGATCTCGGTCCGGATGCTGGCTGCCAGGCCCCGAGCGACGGCGCCGACGCATGGCTATTCGATTCCGTCAATGGCCGCATCGAGCGCGTCACGGCGACCGGCGACGCGTACGTCTCGGACTTTGCACCGGCAGCGGTCAACGAGGGCGAATTCTCACTGTGGCTGAGCCATGCCGCGTCCCAACCCTGGAGTGAAGCCAGATCAGCGATGGACGACGGCTTGTTGCCTGGCGAAGAGCGTATCAACGGCGTGCTTCTACCCGATCTGGCGCCCGACGGCAGCCGGGCGATCTTCTGGAACGGGACGATGACATTCAACGGCGGATCATGGCACTTCTCGGTGGGCGGAATGCCGCAGCTCTCCGGGGATTTCCGGTCCGCAGGCCCCGCCTCTCAGTGGGTCGGCACGGCGCTCTTCTCCGACCTCGCTCCAGTTGGCGGCGAGGCGTTCGTGTCGGGCGACTTCGCGTGGGCCCCGGACAGTGACCTGTTCGCCTTCTGGGACGGTGCCTGGACGGGCGCACCGCAGGGCCCAGACGGGACCTATCCGAACCAGCAGGACGTATACGTCAGTCGGGTGAGCGGCGGCCTGCTGAGCAGTGCCTCGGCGCTCGCCCTCGTCCGACCATCCGATGCGTACCTTGTCGCCATCGCGTTTTCCCCTGATGGAAGCTCCGTGGCGGTGACCCTCGGCCTCCCGTCCGCGGGCATCGGGGATCCGCCATCCGCCTTCCTGCAGATCGTGCCGCTGGACGGGGGGTCGCCGCAGGCTATCGGCGGAGGCACGGAGGCGCCACCCTGGAACGGTCCGGCGGTCTACGGCCACTGA
- the pyrR gene encoding bifunctional pyr operon transcriptional regulator/uracil phosphoribosyltransferase PyrR, translated as MSERRILDADELRRALTRIAHEIVERNGGTDGLVLVGVRSRGVPLARRLAGLIEQHEGVSLPVGALDITFYRDDLTKIAHAPIVKKTQAMPEIDDRTVVLVDDVLFTGRTVRAALDALTDHGRPQAVRLAVVIDRGHRELPIRADHVGKNLPTSREEIVHVRVVEDDGADEVVIERPGAVETSTG; from the coding sequence ATGAGCGAACGCCGCATCCTCGACGCAGACGAGCTGCGGCGCGCCCTCACCCGGATCGCTCACGAGATCGTCGAGCGCAACGGCGGGACCGATGGACTGGTCCTGGTCGGCGTGCGCAGCCGCGGCGTCCCCCTGGCGCGGCGGCTGGCCGGGCTGATCGAGCAGCACGAGGGGGTCAGCCTGCCGGTCGGGGCGCTGGATATCACCTTCTATCGCGACGACCTGACCAAGATCGCGCACGCGCCGATAGTCAAGAAGACGCAGGCCATGCCGGAGATCGACGATCGCACGGTCGTGCTGGTGGACGACGTCCTCTTCACCGGGCGCACGGTTCGCGCGGCCCTGGACGCCCTGACCGATCACGGCCGGCCCCAGGCGGTGCGGCTGGCCGTGGTGATCGACCGCGGGCATCGCGAGCTCCCGATTCGGGCGGATCACGTCGGCAAGAACCTCCCGACCAGCCGGGAAGAGATCGTGCACGTGCGGGTGGTGGAGGACGACGGAGCCGATGAAGTGGTCATCGAGCGACCGGGTGCCGTCGAGACGTCAACCGGTTGA
- a CDS encoding aspartate carbamoyltransferase catalytic subunit: protein MSWPGADAQAAGVWPHRHLLDVDQLTLAELEQCLDVAVEMRERRTRREALDLLRGEVVGLAFHEPSTRTRVSFELAAKALGAEVVDLRIEASSVSKGESLVDTLRTLEQTGVSTIVLRHPMSGAPYLAARSCGARIVNAGDGTHAHPTQALVDALTLREALGPLEGKKIAIVGDIGHSRVARSNMHSLTALGASVWLAGPRAWVAGFAGWPGVTVADRLEDALVDADAVMALRIQLEREAGDGAVASLREYTAEWGLDEARMSRARPGAPLLHPGPTNEGVEITAELAASKRSLIGTQVANGVPIRMAVLSLLAR from the coding sequence GTGTCATGGCCGGGCGCCGATGCCCAGGCGGCTGGCGTCTGGCCGCACCGCCACCTCCTCGACGTGGATCAGCTCACCCTCGCAGAGCTCGAGCAATGCCTTGACGTGGCGGTCGAGATGCGCGAACGGCGGACGCGCCGTGAAGCGCTGGACCTTCTCCGTGGCGAGGTCGTTGGGTTGGCCTTCCATGAGCCGTCGACGCGAACCCGCGTCAGCTTCGAGCTGGCGGCCAAGGCGCTCGGCGCGGAGGTGGTCGACCTCCGGATTGAGGCCAGCAGCGTCAGCAAGGGCGAGTCGCTGGTGGACACCCTGCGCACACTCGAGCAGACCGGCGTGTCCACGATCGTCCTGCGCCATCCGATGAGCGGAGCCCCGTATCTTGCCGCCCGCAGCTGCGGGGCGCGGATCGTGAATGCCGGCGACGGGACGCACGCCCATCCGACCCAGGCGCTGGTCGATGCCCTGACCCTGCGCGAGGCGCTCGGCCCGCTGGAGGGGAAGAAGATCGCGATCGTCGGAGACATCGGGCATTCGCGGGTGGCGCGCTCGAACATGCACTCGCTCACGGCGCTCGGCGCATCGGTCTGGCTGGCCGGACCTCGAGCGTGGGTAGCCGGCTTCGCGGGGTGGCCTGGCGTCACTGTCGCGGATCGGCTGGAAGACGCGTTGGTCGATGCCGACGCGGTGATGGCGCTCCGCATCCAGCTCGAACGCGAGGCTGGGGACGGGGCGGTCGCCTCGCTGCGGGAGTACACCGCCGAGTGGGGACTCGATGAGGCGCGCATGAGCCGCGCCCGTCCCGGTGCTCCCCTCCTCCATCCAGGCCCCACCAACGAGGGCGTGGAGATCACCGCCGAGCTGGCCGCGAGCAAGCGGAGCCTGATCGGGACGCAGGTGGCGAACGGCGTGCCGATCCGCATGGCGGTCCTGTCGCTCCTCGCCCGATGA
- a CDS encoding dihydroorotase: MSIFGSISDPAATFLLTGARVVDPSAGEDRVRDLAVVDGLLADPAALPADAPRIDASGFVATPGLCDLHTHLREPGLERAETIASGTRAAARGGFTTVCAMPNTDPPPDDSESVRWILDRAGGAASRVRVVAAATQGRGGEQPTNVVELAASGIVGVSDDGAAIGSGAVARELLAGLASLGLPLIEHAEDARTAQGSVMRAGPTATRLGLAGWPESAELSMVERDIALAEETGAWVHFTHLSTAGALEAIRRAKRRGIRVTCDVTPHHLALTDDWVAGWRGFAWEEPGGVAADPFGAPLDAALAYDPACRVNPPLASRGDAMALLAGVADGTIDAIATDHAPHPRERKGVEFGAAAPGMIGLETALSLGLAAVESGSLELVRLIEALSTKPASLIGETRSLAAGSVADLVVFDAGARWRLGASGLASTSSNTPLLGMELPGVVRMTVAGGRITYRDGLDARRLSPGCGTMRTAHPAASDGCRSARTRNSIRMRDQASGASSGRRSCSPASSSSSLSACSASTGRSGCWWCFSSSTWSCSSSSA; encoded by the coding sequence ATGAGCATATTCGGGTCGATCAGCGACCCAGCCGCGACGTTCCTGCTGACGGGGGCGCGGGTCGTCGATCCGTCCGCCGGCGAGGATCGTGTGCGCGACCTCGCCGTGGTCGACGGTCTGCTGGCCGATCCGGCGGCGCTTCCCGCCGACGCGCCGCGCATCGATGCGAGTGGCTTCGTGGCGACGCCCGGACTGTGCGACCTGCACACCCACCTTCGCGAGCCGGGCCTCGAGCGCGCGGAGACGATCGCGAGCGGCACGCGGGCCGCGGCCCGGGGGGGCTTCACGACCGTCTGCGCCATGCCGAACACCGATCCTCCGCCGGACGATAGCGAGAGCGTCCGGTGGATCCTCGACCGTGCTGGCGGCGCAGCATCTCGCGTGCGCGTCGTCGCCGCGGCCACGCAAGGGCGCGGTGGCGAGCAGCCGACAAACGTGGTGGAGCTGGCCGCGAGCGGGATCGTCGGCGTGAGCGACGATGGGGCCGCCATTGGTTCCGGGGCCGTGGCCCGGGAACTACTCGCCGGACTCGCATCGCTTGGCCTGCCGCTCATCGAGCATGCGGAGGACGCCCGCACGGCCCAGGGGTCAGTCATGCGCGCCGGTCCCACAGCCACCCGCCTCGGCCTCGCCGGCTGGCCCGAGAGTGCTGAGCTGTCGATGGTTGAGCGCGACATCGCCCTTGCAGAGGAGACCGGCGCCTGGGTCCATTTCACTCATCTGTCCACAGCGGGTGCCCTGGAGGCAATCCGCCGAGCCAAGCGACGGGGAATTCGGGTGACCTGCGACGTCACCCCGCATCACCTCGCGCTCACCGATGACTGGGTTGCTGGTTGGCGTGGCTTTGCATGGGAGGAGCCCGGTGGCGTGGCCGCCGATCCCTTCGGGGCGCCCCTGGATGCGGCGCTCGCCTACGACCCTGCCTGCCGGGTCAATCCCCCACTCGCGTCACGCGGCGACGCGATGGCGCTGCTGGCCGGGGTGGCCGACGGCACGATCGACGCCATCGCCACCGATCACGCGCCGCATCCGCGCGAGCGGAAGGGGGTCGAGTTCGGCGCCGCAGCGCCGGGGATGATCGGCCTCGAGACAGCCCTCTCGCTGGGGCTGGCGGCTGTGGAATCGGGCAGCCTGGAGCTGGTACGCCTGATCGAGGCGCTGAGCACGAAGCCCGCTTCGCTCATCGGCGAGACTCGCTCGCTGGCCGCAGGATCGGTCGCCGATCTGGTGGTCTTCGATGCGGGCGCCCGTTGGCGGCTCGGGGCGTCCGGCCTGGCGTCGACCTCATCGAATACGCCGCTGTTGGGAATGGAGCTGCCCGGCGTTGTGCGGATGACCGTGGCGGGCGGGCGAATCACCTATCGCGACGGACTCGACGCCCGTCGGCTGAGCCCCGGATGTGGGACCATGCGCACCGCCCACCCCGCAGCGAGCGATGGATGTCGATCCGCACGAACGAGGAACTCGATCCGAATGAGGGACCAGGCTTCGGGTGCTTCGTCTGGCAGGCGATCCTGTTCGCCGGCATCCTCTTCCTCATCCCTGTCGGCCTGTTCAGCCTCAACTGGCCGATCTGGGTGCTGGTGGTGCTTCTCTTCATCGACATGGTCCTGCTCTTCTTCGTCAGCATGA
- the pyrE gene encoding orotate phosphoribosyltransferase, with the protein MEPPPVATRSPGLPQGEALTSAGVEVLFDAAGALRHGHFLLKSGRHSDRYLEKFAVLQYPALAVEIGRRLAASLIDREPTLVVGPTTGGALLAAETARQLEAALGRTVRGVFAEPMERGARALRRGWPVTEADRVVLVDDILTTGASLAETVRAVRTAGATPLVASVIVDRSTGPVEIGCPILSLGRIEISSWTADECPACERGEPIVKPGSSAVS; encoded by the coding sequence ATGGAGCCACCGCCGGTCGCCACCCGCTCGCCAGGGCTTCCGCAGGGCGAAGCGCTGACCAGTGCCGGCGTCGAGGTGCTGTTCGATGCAGCCGGTGCCCTGCGCCATGGGCACTTTCTGCTCAAGAGCGGGCGTCACTCCGACCGCTACCTCGAGAAGTTCGCCGTGCTGCAGTACCCCGCACTGGCGGTCGAGATCGGTCGGCGGCTGGCCGCCTCCCTGATCGATCGCGAACCGACCCTCGTGGTCGGACCCACCACCGGCGGCGCGCTGCTGGCCGCCGAAACGGCTCGTCAGCTGGAGGCCGCGCTGGGCCGGACCGTCCGGGGTGTGTTCGCGGAGCCGATGGAGCGGGGCGCCCGCGCGCTGCGCCGGGGCTGGCCCGTCACCGAAGCCGATCGCGTCGTCCTCGTCGACGACATCCTGACCACCGGCGCATCGCTGGCCGAGACGGTCCGCGCGGTCCGCACCGCCGGCGCGACGCCCCTGGTGGCAAGCGTGATCGTCGACCGCTCCACCGGTCCGGTCGAGATCGGCTGCCCGATCCTGTCGCTGGGCAGGATCGAGATCTCATCCTGGACGGCCGATGAATGCCCGGCCTGCGAGCGCGGCGAGCCGATCGTCAAGCCGGGCAGCAGCGCCGTCAGCTGA
- a CDS encoding NAD(P)H-hydrate epimerase, with amino-acid sequence MTDPAVRPVREVTVLIGGDEMARIDEAAQGLGLSPDALMESAGSAVTELALAELATMTDAVTGPGGPLAPAPVTVVMCGPGNNGGDGFVAARRLASAGRAVTAVLVGDPARISGVAAAHNWTVLQAMASSGSLALYVAPTPELLLQLRARLSPASLLIDALLGSGAAGPLREPISSAVDLLNAIVTHARAAGRPCRVVAIDTPTRIDLTDGTRSDPVVVADLTVTFHRAKAGFALDPEARRLAGRYFVAPIGIPVEAEEGIVPPDGEFPPARMTQVNWQEPAVS; translated from the coding sequence ATGACCGATCCGGCCGTACGGCCGGTGCGCGAGGTGACGGTTCTCATCGGCGGCGACGAGATGGCGCGCATCGATGAGGCGGCGCAGGGCCTTGGCCTGTCACCCGATGCCCTGATGGAGAGCGCCGGCTCGGCGGTCACCGAGCTGGCCCTGGCGGAGCTGGCCACCATGACCGATGCGGTGACCGGCCCGGGCGGGCCGCTTGCACCGGCGCCGGTCACCGTCGTGATGTGCGGCCCCGGCAACAACGGCGGCGACGGCTTCGTGGCCGCACGACGCCTGGCCTCGGCGGGGCGCGCGGTGACCGCGGTGCTGGTGGGCGACCCGGCACGCATCAGCGGCGTCGCTGCCGCACACAACTGGACCGTGCTGCAGGCGATGGCGTCGAGCGGCTCGCTGGCACTCTACGTCGCGCCCACGCCGGAGCTGTTGCTGCAGCTGCGGGCGCGCCTCTCACCGGCGAGCCTGCTGATCGACGCGCTGCTCGGCAGCGGCGCGGCCGGCCCCTTGCGGGAGCCCATCTCCAGCGCGGTGGACCTGCTCAACGCGATCGTGACCCACGCCCGGGCCGCCGGCCGGCCGTGTCGCGTGGTCGCCATCGACACGCCGACCCGCATCGACCTGACCGATGGCACCCGCTCGGATCCGGTTGTGGTCGCCGACCTGACGGTCACCTTTCACCGCGCGAAGGCCGGGTTCGCGCTGGACCCGGAGGCGCGGCGCCTGGCCGGACGCTACTTCGTGGCGCCGATCGGCATCCCTGTGGAGGCAGAGGAGGGAATCGTCCCGCCGGACGGCGAATTTCCGCCGGCGCGAATGACGCAGGTCAACTGGCAGGAGCCCGCCGTCAGCTGA
- a CDS encoding cytochrome c produces the protein MTVHTPIESRTRGIPGWALGLTGVMFLAGAVFFATNLSGSNPPIIGGPQPSAGGLNAQAIMQTAGCQNCHGPDLAGQGTFPSLHGVKDGPVSENLQQLGTDHPDAWADLWIAGTDPAVTGIDRGGMPVFGDTLSPEEIAAVVEYLKTLP, from the coding sequence ATGACCGTCCACACCCCGATCGAGTCACGGACGCGAGGCATCCCGGGCTGGGCCTTGGGCCTGACCGGGGTCATGTTCCTGGCCGGCGCGGTCTTCTTCGCCACGAATCTCAGCGGCTCGAACCCGCCGATCATTGGCGGCCCGCAGCCATCGGCCGGGGGTCTCAACGCGCAGGCCATCATGCAGACGGCGGGCTGCCAGAACTGTCACGGCCCGGACCTGGCCGGACAGGGGACCTTTCCCAGCCTGCACGGCGTGAAGGACGGTCCGGTGAGCGAGAACCTCCAGCAGCTGGGCACCGACCATCCGGATGCCTGGGCCGACCTCTGGATCGCCGGCACCGATCCTGCCGTGACCGGGATCGACCGCGGCGGCATGCCGGTCTTCGGTGACACGCTCAGCCCCGAGGAGATCGCCGCCGTCGTCGAGTATCTGAAGACCCTGCCATGA